A single genomic interval of Syngnathoides biaculeatus isolate LvHL_M chromosome 1, ASM1980259v1, whole genome shotgun sequence harbors:
- the cpne4b gene encoding copine-4 — MSNIYESAEATLGFISSPCLTKVELRVACRGISDRDALSKPDPCVVLKMQSHGQWFEVDRTEVIRSSSGPVFSKIFLVDYYFEEVQRLRFELHDISSGNNGLRDADFLGAMECTLGQIVSQRKLSKALLKQGNTAGKSSIMVTAEELSGNDDYVELSFSARKLDDKDFFSKSDPFLEIFRINDDGSESLVHRTETVMNNLSPVWKSFKVSLNTLCSGDQERELKCTVWDWDSNGKHDFIGEFQTTFKEMRAEQEGKQIQWECINPKYQIKKKNYRNSGVVFLNHCKIIKMYSFLDYIMGGCQIQFTVAIDFTASNGDPRNSCSLHYIHPYQPNEYLKALVAVGEICQDYDSDKMFPAFGFGALIPPDFKVSHDFAVNFDEDNPECAGIQGVVEAYQNCLPKIQLYGPTNIAPIIQKVASSASEEMHTKEAMEYFILLILTDGVITDMADTREAIVHASHLPMSVIIVGVGNADFTDMQILDGDDGILRSPKGEPVLRDIVQFVPFKDFKHASPAALAKSVLAEVPNQVVDYYNAKGIKPKCMSDYESTRTFSP; from the exons ATGAGCAATATCTACGAGTCCGCAGAGGCCACGCTGGGCTTTATCAGCTCTCCGTGCCTCACCAAAGTGGAGCTGAGAGTGGCCTGTCGGGGAATCTCAGACCGAGACGCCCTCTCCAAACCAGACCCTTGCGTGGTTCTGAAGATGCAGTCTCATGGCCAGTGGTTTGAG GTGGACCGTACAGAGGTGATCCGCAGTAGCAGCGGCCCGGTCTTCTCCAAGATCTTCCTGGTGGATTATTACTTCGAAGAGGTCCAAAGGCTGCGTTTTGAACTTCACGACATCAGCTCGGGCAACAACGGCCTCCGGGATGCCGACTTCCTCGGAGCCATGGAGTGCACCTTGGGACAG ATTGTCTCCCAAAGAAAACTCAGCAAAGCCCTTCTCAAACAGGGAAACACCGCTGGAAAGTCTTCCATCATG GTGACGGCGGAGGAGCTGTCTGGTAATGACGACTACGTTGAACTCTCCTTCAGCGCTCGTAAGCTCGACGACAAG GACTTCTTCAGCAAGTCAGATCCTTTCCTGGAGATTTTTAGAATAAATGATGACGGGAGTGAATCGCTTGTACATCGAACAGAG ACGGTGATGAATAACCTGAGCCCCGTTTGGAAGTCCTTCAAAGTTTCCTTGAACACTCTTTGCAGTGGAGACCAGGAAAGGGAGCTCAAG TGCACTGTTTGGGACTGGGACTCGAACGGAAAGCACGATTTTATTGGGGAGTTTCAGACTACATTCAAGGAGATGAGGGCAGAGCAGGAGGGCAAGCAG ATTCAGTGGGAGTGCATCAACCCTAAATACCAgataaaaaagaagaattacCGAAACTCCGGTGTCGTCTTTCTCAACCACTGTAAG AtcatcaaaatgtattcattcttGGATTATATCATGGGAGGCTGTCAAATCCAGTTCACG gTGGCAATAGACTTCACGGCATCCAACGGGGATCCTCGAAACAGCTGCTCCCTTCATTACATCCACCCCTACCAACCCAATGAGTATCTAAAAGCTTTAGTGGCCGTGGGGGAGATCTGCCAAGACTACGACAG CGATAAAATGTTCCCAGCGTTTGGTTTTGGAGCTTTAATACCGCCTGACTTCAAG GTGTCACATGATTTCGCCGTCAACTTTGATGAAGACAACCCCGAATGTGCCG GAATCCAAGGCGTTGTCGAGGCCTACCAGAATTGTCTTCCCAAGATTCAGCTGTACGGGCCCACCAATATTGCCCCGATCATCCAGAAAGTGGCCTCTTCGGCCTCTGAGGAGATGCACACCAAAGAGGCcatg GAATATTTCATCCTCCTCATTCTGACGGATGGCGTCATCACCGACATGGCCGACACGCGGGAGGCCATCGTGCACGCCTCCCATCTACCGATGTCCGTCATCATCGTCGGCGTGGGCAACGCGGACTTCACTGACATGCAGATTTTGGACGGCGACGACGGCATCCTGCGTTCTCCCAAGGGCGAGCCCGTCCTCCGCGACATCGTCCAGTTCGTCCCCTTTAAGGATTTCAAGCAT GCATCCCCAGCTGCCCTGGCAAAGAGCGTTTTGGCAGAAGTCCCGAACCAGGTGGTGGATTACTATAACGCTAAAGGCATCAAACCCAAGTGTATGTCGGACTATGAGTCAACAAGGACCTTCAGTCCCTGA
- the mrpl3 gene encoding 39S ribosomal protein L3, mitochondrial codes for MAAWGCRLLQRGTRLISLRAATESSIQSVTCVRTLKTTTWFDEHLTEENQQYLRREAAEEYRQQTLDKLNPLKDEPWQRHQWTEGSRRVGLVAVKLGMAPLWTKNGERHTVTMLQVQDCHVIRHLSKEEFDGRTAALIVGGKNVSPFHRSEKQMEMFMNAGVPPKQKLTTFKVSDNAVIKPGTPLYAAHFRPGQYVDVTAKSIGKGFQGVMKRWGFKGQPASHGQTKTHRRPGASGPGGDPGKVFKGKKMPGRMGNIYVTAYGLKIWRVNTKHNVLYVNGSVPGHRNCLLKVRDCNLPSRLATLRSLPFPTFFTEEEGNLDEDLYDEEMFVHTEASLSLT; via the exons ATGGCGGCGTGGGGTTGTCGACTTCTTCAGCGGGGAACTCGTCTGATTTCTCTGCGAGCAGCAACTGAAAG TTCCATTCAGTCAGTAACTTGTGTTCGGACCTTAAAGACGACAACGTGGTTTGATGAGCACCTCACAGAAGAGAACCAACAATACTTAAGGAGGGAAGCAGCTGAGGAATACAGACAACAGACTCTGGACAAACTCAACCCGCTAAAAGATGAACCATGGCAGCGACACCAGTGGACAGAAG GCAGTCGAAGAGTTGGGCTGGTAGCTGTGAAGTTGGGGATGGCTCCTCTATGGACAAAAAATGGAGAAAGACATACTGTCACTATGTTGCAG GTTCAGGACTGCCATGTGATACGGCACTTGTCGAAAGAAGAATTTGACGGACGCACCGCTGCTCTTATTGTAGGAGGAAAAAACGTGTCTCCATTCCAT AGATCTGAAAAGCAAATGGAgatgttcatgaatgcaggagtaCCTCCAAAACAGAAACTCACCACTTTTAAAGTCTCTGACAACGCTGTCATTAAACCTG GCACTCCTTTATACGCCGCACATTTCCGTCCAGGCCAATATGTGGACGTCACGGCCAAATC AATTGGTAAAGGCTTTCAGGGCGTGATGAAGCGTTGGGGTTTCAAAGGTCAACCAGCCAGCCACGGACAAACCAAAACACATCGCAGACCGGGCGCTTCCGGACCTGGAGGA GATCCAGGCAAAGTTTTTAAAGGGAAGAAGATGCCCGGAAGAATGGGAAACATCTACGTCACAGCTTACGGGCTGAAG atatGGAGAGTCAATACCAAGCACAATGTGCTGTATGTTAACGGCTCTGTCCCTGGCCACAGGAACTGCTTACTGAAg GTGCGGGATTGCAATCTTCCCAGCAGGTTGGCCACACTGCGCAGCCTTCCTTTCCCCACCTTCTTCACGGAGGAGGAAGGCAACCTCGATGAAGACCTCTACGACGAGGAAATGTTCGTTCACACGGAGGCATCGTTGTCGCTCACCTGA